A part of Solanum stenotomum isolate F172 unplaced genomic scaffold, ASM1918654v1 scaffold33056, whole genome shotgun sequence genomic DNA contains:
- the LOC125852224 gene encoding protein PELPK1-like has translation MSYNHNQSFFMLLVITLSITSFYVIQAEARHLLEVTIPELPKPEMPQLPEIPTIPKPEFPEIPKPELPTLPKPELPTLPKLEMPVIPKPELPTLPKPEIPQVPKKP, from the coding sequence ATGTCTTACAACCACAATCAATCTTTTTTCATGTTATTAGTTATCACTTTGTCAATAACAAGTTTCTATGTAATTCAAGCAGAAGCGCGCCATCTTCTTGAAGTAACTATTCCCGAGCTTCCTAAGCCTGAAATGCCACAACTCCCGGAGATCCCAACTATACCAAAGCCTGAATTTCCTGAAATTCCAAAACCTGAGCTACCAACTCTACCAAAGCCCGAACTTCCAACGTTGCCAAAACTCGAGATGCCTGTCATTCCTAAGCCTGAACTGCCAACTTTGCCAAAGCCAGAAATTCCTCAAGTGCCTAAAAAGCCTTGA